Proteins found in one Zea mays cultivar B73 chromosome 1, Zm-B73-REFERENCE-NAM-5.0, whole genome shotgun sequence genomic segment:
- the LOC100502368 gene encoding evolutionarily conserved C-terminal region 5 isoform X1, which produces MVDAAVSGSEDLAESPELQLNALRVLLGSMDKQEPVANGEQTIGLAEKPKELPVASKDEKATVPPILVDSNAFNLPSEGQTQAGTSNMDGGHNGAHNFYASQAQPFYYQGSGSENPTQAWDTYPPYMSVEGLEVGPPVVYNEDPSLMFHGGYGYDPYYSPIATPVPNAVSGGGQLYSPQQFFSAPYYQQSVPPDMQYLSSPTPISQGDTIMPIDPTQGAFIADTLSPNSFLFGPRPEWFRSSEGTGSFPSPAASPQPSRGVPGSYDQNNFPMASRMSSPHQKPFYGLRSTTDSYGRGFSHGGMFPQASNYGGSVTSFGLNGRSLISTEKGRRRGRGNALICSCNGPLDFLNEQSRGPRATKPKKQPEVDSKDEVPTTGVGRELYNKPDFVMEYTNARFFIIKSYSEDNVHKSVKYGVWASTTNGNKKLDSAYREAKEKGEHCPIFLLFSVNASAQFCGVAEMIGPVDFEKSVDYWQQDKWTGQFPVKWHIVKDVPNNLFRHIILENNDNKPVTNSRDTQEVKLEQGMEMLKIFKNHDDDASILDDFEFYEEREKALQENKARLHQQHLPSSIVIEPKKPLTAPSDLVGHITKSFAEAVRLGEAKTVSHLTEKVSGGDPSIPVKHVEVKQSGLS; this is translated from the exons ATGGTGGACGCTGCTGTTTCTGGCAGCGAAGATCTGGCGGAATCGCCCGAGCTTCAGCTTAACGCATTGCGAGTCCTTCTCG GCTCTATGGATAAGCAGGAGCCAGTAGCCAATGGTGAACAAACGATAGGTCTTGCTGAGAAGCCGAAGGAGCTG CCTGTTGCCAGTAAGGATGAGAAAGCAACTGTGCCCCCGATTttagttgattcaaatgctttcaATCTACCAAGTGAAGGCCAAACCCAAGCTGGCACATCTAACATGGATGGGGGCCATAATGGTGCACACAACTTTTATGCTTCTCAGGCACAACCATTCTATTACCAAG GCTCCGGTTCTGAAAACCCTACACAAGCATGGGATACATATCCTCCCTACATGAGTGTTGAAGGATTGGAAGTGGGTCCACCA GTTGTATACAATGAGGACCCCTCATTGATGTTCCATGGTGGCTATGGTTACGACCCATATTATTCTCCTATTGCAACACCTGTACCAAATGCTGTTAGTGGAGGTGGTCAGCTCTACTCCCCTCAGCAGTTCTTCTCGGCTCCTTACTACCAGCAGTCAGTACCACCTGACATGCAATATTTAAGCTCTCCTACTCCAATATCACAGGGTGATACAATAATGCCGATTGACCCAACACAAGGAGCTTTTATCGCTGATACCCTGAGTCCAAACAGCTTCCTGTTTGGCCCAAGACCTG AATGGTTCAGATCTTCAGAAGGAACTGGGTCATTTCCATCACCTGCAGCTTCACCTCAACCTTCTAGGGGTGTTCCAGGGTCCTATGACCAAAACAACTTTCCAATGGCTTCAAGAATG tcatcacctcaccagaagCCCTTCTATGGTTTGAGATCCACAACTGACTCCTATGGAAGGGGTTTTTCTCATGGTGGAATGTTCCCACAGGCCAGTAATTATGGGGGATCCGTCACCAGCTTTGGCCTTAATGGTAGAAGTTTGATCTCAACCGAGAAAGGGCGCAGGAGGGGAAGGGGCAATGCACTTATTTGCAGCTGCAATGGTCCTCTTGACTTTCTTAATGAGCAAAGTCGGGGTCCACGTGCAACTAAGCCTAAGAAGCAACCAGAGGTTGACAGTAAGGATGAGGTGCCTACTACAGGAGTTGGTCGTGAGTTATACAACAAGCCTGACTTTGTTATGGAGTACACGAATGCGAGGTTTTTCATCATAAAATCGTACAGCGAAGATAATGTGCACAAGAGTGTCAAATATGGTGTTTGGGCTAGCACCACAAATGGAAACAAGAAACTGGACTCAGCCTATCGCGAAGCTAAGGAGAAAGGAGAGCACTGTCCCATTTTCCTGTTATTTTCG GTGAATGCCAGTGCACAATTCTGTGGTGTTGCTGAGATGATTGGACCAGTGGACTTTGAGAAAAGTGTGGATTACTGGCAGCAAGATAAGTGGACTGGTCAATTCCCTGTGAAGTGGCACATAGTGAAGGATGTTCCCAATAATCTTTTCCGACATATAATTCTTGAAAACAACGACAATAAACCTGTAACAAACAGCAGAGATACACAGGAG GTGAAACTAGAGCAAGGAATGGAGATGCTGAAGATCTTTAAGAACCATGATGATGATGCATCAATCCTTGACGACTTTGAGTTTTACGAGGAGCGTGAGAAAGCGCTGCAGGAAAATAAGGCACGCCTGCATCAGCAACATCTACCCAGTTCTATTGTTATTGAGCCCAAGAAACCCTTGACTGCACCCAGTGACCTCGTGGGCCATATCACCAAGAGTTTTGCTGAGGCTGTGCGGCTTGGTGAGGCCAAGACTGTAAGCCATTTGACTGAGAAGGTTTCTGGGGGTGATCCGTCTATTCCTGTGAAGCATGTTGAAGTTAAGCAGAGTGGTTTATCTTAG
- the LOC100502368 gene encoding evolutionarily conserved C-terminal region 5 precursor, translating into MVAMVTTHIILLLQHLYQMLLVEGDTIMPIDPTQGAFIADTLSPNSFLFGPRPEWFRSSEGTGSFPSPAASPQPSRGVPGSYDQNNFPMASRMSSPHQKPFYGLRSTTDSYGRGFSHGGMFPQASNYGGSVTSFGLNGRSLISTEKGRRRGRGNALICSCNGPLDFLNEQSRGPRATKPKKQPEVDSKDEVPTTGVGRELYNKPDFVMEYTNARFFIIKSYSEDNVHKSVKYGVWASTTNGNKKLDSAYREAKEKGEHCPIFLLFSVNASAQFCGVAEMIGPVDFEKSVDYWQQDKWTGQFPVKWHIVKDVPNNLFRHIILENNDNKPVTNSRDTQEVKLEQGMEMLKIFKNHDDDASILDDFEFYEEREKALQENKARLHQQHLPSSIVIEPKKPLTAPSDLVGHITKSFAEAVRLGEAKTVSHLTEKVSGGDPSIPVKHVEVKQSGLS; encoded by the exons ATGGTGGCTATGGTTACGACCCATATTATTCTCCTATTGCAACACCTGTACCAAATGCTGTTAGTGGAG GGTGATACAATAATGCCGATTGACCCAACACAAGGAGCTTTTATCGCTGATACCCTGAGTCCAAACAGCTTCCTGTTTGGCCCAAGACCTG AATGGTTCAGATCTTCAGAAGGAACTGGGTCATTTCCATCACCTGCAGCTTCACCTCAACCTTCTAGGGGTGTTCCAGGGTCCTATGACCAAAACAACTTTCCAATGGCTTCAAGAATG tcatcacctcaccagaagCCCTTCTATGGTTTGAGATCCACAACTGACTCCTATGGAAGGGGTTTTTCTCATGGTGGAATGTTCCCACAGGCCAGTAATTATGGGGGATCCGTCACCAGCTTTGGCCTTAATGGTAGAAGTTTGATCTCAACCGAGAAAGGGCGCAGGAGGGGAAGGGGCAATGCACTTATTTGCAGCTGCAATGGTCCTCTTGACTTTCTTAATGAGCAAAGTCGGGGTCCACGTGCAACTAAGCCTAAGAAGCAACCAGAGGTTGACAGTAAGGATGAGGTGCCTACTACAGGAGTTGGTCGTGAGTTATACAACAAGCCTGACTTTGTTATGGAGTACACGAATGCGAGGTTTTTCATCATAAAATCGTACAGCGAAGATAATGTGCACAAGAGTGTCAAATATGGTGTTTGGGCTAGCACCACAAATGGAAACAAGAAACTGGACTCAGCCTATCGCGAAGCTAAGGAGAAAGGAGAGCACTGTCCCATTTTCCTGTTATTTTCG GTGAATGCCAGTGCACAATTCTGTGGTGTTGCTGAGATGATTGGACCAGTGGACTTTGAGAAAAGTGTGGATTACTGGCAGCAAGATAAGTGGACTGGTCAATTCCCTGTGAAGTGGCACATAGTGAAGGATGTTCCCAATAATCTTTTCCGACATATAATTCTTGAAAACAACGACAATAAACCTGTAACAAACAGCAGAGATACACAGGAG GTGAAACTAGAGCAAGGAATGGAGATGCTGAAGATCTTTAAGAACCATGATGATGATGCATCAATCCTTGACGACTTTGAGTTTTACGAGGAGCGTGAGAAAGCGCTGCAGGAAAATAAGGCACGCCTGCATCAGCAACATCTACCCAGTTCTATTGTTATTGAGCCCAAGAAACCCTTGACTGCACCCAGTGACCTCGTGGGCCATATCACCAAGAGTTTTGCTGAGGCTGTGCGGCTTGGTGAGGCCAAGACTGTAAGCCATTTGACTGAGAAGGTTTCTGGGGGTGATCCGTCTATTCCTGTGAAGCATGTTGAAGTTAAGCAGAGTGGTTTATCTTAG
- the LOC100502368 gene encoding evolutionarily conserved C-terminal region 5 isoform X2 yields the protein MDKQEPVANGEQTIGLAEKPKELPVASKDEKATVPPILVDSNAFNLPSEGQTQAGTSNMDGGHNGAHNFYASQAQPFYYQGSGSENPTQAWDTYPPYMSVEGLEVGPPVVYNEDPSLMFHGGYGYDPYYSPIATPVPNAVSGGGQLYSPQQFFSAPYYQQSVPPDMQYLSSPTPISQGDTIMPIDPTQGAFIADTLSPNSFLFGPRPEWFRSSEGTGSFPSPAASPQPSRGVPGSYDQNNFPMASRMSSPHQKPFYGLRSTTDSYGRGFSHGGMFPQASNYGGSVTSFGLNGRSLISTEKGRRRGRGNALICSCNGPLDFLNEQSRGPRATKPKKQPEVDSKDEVPTTGVGRELYNKPDFVMEYTNARFFIIKSYSEDNVHKSVKYGVWASTTNGNKKLDSAYREAKEKGEHCPIFLLFSVNASAQFCGVAEMIGPVDFEKSVDYWQQDKWTGQFPVKWHIVKDVPNNLFRHIILENNDNKPVTNSRDTQEVKLEQGMEMLKIFKNHDDDASILDDFEFYEEREKALQENKARLHQQHLPSSIVIEPKKPLTAPSDLVGHITKSFAEAVRLGEAKTVSHLTEKVSGGDPSIPVKHVEVKQSGLS from the exons ATGGATAAGCAGGAGCCAGTAGCCAATGGTGAACAAACGATAGGTCTTGCTGAGAAGCCGAAGGAGCTG CCTGTTGCCAGTAAGGATGAGAAAGCAACTGTGCCCCCGATTttagttgattcaaatgctttcaATCTACCAAGTGAAGGCCAAACCCAAGCTGGCACATCTAACATGGATGGGGGCCATAATGGTGCACACAACTTTTATGCTTCTCAGGCACAACCATTCTATTACCAAG GCTCCGGTTCTGAAAACCCTACACAAGCATGGGATACATATCCTCCCTACATGAGTGTTGAAGGATTGGAAGTGGGTCCACCA GTTGTATACAATGAGGACCCCTCATTGATGTTCCATGGTGGCTATGGTTACGACCCATATTATTCTCCTATTGCAACACCTGTACCAAATGCTGTTAGTGGAGGTGGTCAGCTCTACTCCCCTCAGCAGTTCTTCTCGGCTCCTTACTACCAGCAGTCAGTACCACCTGACATGCAATATTTAAGCTCTCCTACTCCAATATCACAGGGTGATACAATAATGCCGATTGACCCAACACAAGGAGCTTTTATCGCTGATACCCTGAGTCCAAACAGCTTCCTGTTTGGCCCAAGACCTG AATGGTTCAGATCTTCAGAAGGAACTGGGTCATTTCCATCACCTGCAGCTTCACCTCAACCTTCTAGGGGTGTTCCAGGGTCCTATGACCAAAACAACTTTCCAATGGCTTCAAGAATG tcatcacctcaccagaagCCCTTCTATGGTTTGAGATCCACAACTGACTCCTATGGAAGGGGTTTTTCTCATGGTGGAATGTTCCCACAGGCCAGTAATTATGGGGGATCCGTCACCAGCTTTGGCCTTAATGGTAGAAGTTTGATCTCAACCGAGAAAGGGCGCAGGAGGGGAAGGGGCAATGCACTTATTTGCAGCTGCAATGGTCCTCTTGACTTTCTTAATGAGCAAAGTCGGGGTCCACGTGCAACTAAGCCTAAGAAGCAACCAGAGGTTGACAGTAAGGATGAGGTGCCTACTACAGGAGTTGGTCGTGAGTTATACAACAAGCCTGACTTTGTTATGGAGTACACGAATGCGAGGTTTTTCATCATAAAATCGTACAGCGAAGATAATGTGCACAAGAGTGTCAAATATGGTGTTTGGGCTAGCACCACAAATGGAAACAAGAAACTGGACTCAGCCTATCGCGAAGCTAAGGAGAAAGGAGAGCACTGTCCCATTTTCCTGTTATTTTCG GTGAATGCCAGTGCACAATTCTGTGGTGTTGCTGAGATGATTGGACCAGTGGACTTTGAGAAAAGTGTGGATTACTGGCAGCAAGATAAGTGGACTGGTCAATTCCCTGTGAAGTGGCACATAGTGAAGGATGTTCCCAATAATCTTTTCCGACATATAATTCTTGAAAACAACGACAATAAACCTGTAACAAACAGCAGAGATACACAGGAG GTGAAACTAGAGCAAGGAATGGAGATGCTGAAGATCTTTAAGAACCATGATGATGATGCATCAATCCTTGACGACTTTGAGTTTTACGAGGAGCGTGAGAAAGCGCTGCAGGAAAATAAGGCACGCCTGCATCAGCAACATCTACCCAGTTCTATTGTTATTGAGCCCAAGAAACCCTTGACTGCACCCAGTGACCTCGTGGGCCATATCACCAAGAGTTTTGCTGAGGCTGTGCGGCTTGGTGAGGCCAAGACTGTAAGCCATTTGACTGAGAAGGTTTCTGGGGGTGATCCGTCTATTCCTGTGAAGCATGTTGAAGTTAAGCAGAGTGGTTTATCTTAG